The following proteins are co-located in the Shouchella hunanensis genome:
- a CDS encoding thymidylate synthase: protein MHFNNFHEAYIETLYETYHHPQFFNAPRGNHSREKLNHHLSIENPVERICYLASRKTNIVFNFAEVLWYLSANNGVDFISYYNKKMSQYSMNGKVLTGTAYGPKIFEFGNAKVNQWKQIKDLLTYEDVDSKRAFLQIFDATELMVPENIDVSCTVGLQFFVRENKLYMASFMRANDAFRGIVSDLFSFTLIQELMARELQLDLGTYFHNVGSIHVYQSDNEWTERVLQEAKSNVQKMKPQFQFPTMPLTDNWSAIETVLNYESLLRQDLITLSCSDIEQLDIADYWKQVLYLFSLYQYIAYKRTIDFSLFRHLLPVYQHLMMNKWPSYFKTKIE, encoded by the coding sequence ATGCATTTCAATAACTTTCATGAAGCCTATATCGAAACACTATATGAAACCTATCACCATCCTCAATTTTTTAACGCACCACGCGGTAACCACAGCCGTGAAAAACTCAATCATCATTTGAGTATTGAAAACCCTGTAGAACGTATTTGTTATTTAGCAAGTCGAAAGACGAATATTGTATTTAATTTTGCGGAAGTGTTATGGTACTTATCTGCAAATAATGGTGTTGATTTTATTAGCTACTATAATAAGAAAATGAGCCAGTATTCAATGAATGGAAAGGTATTGACAGGTACAGCGTATGGACCGAAGATATTTGAATTTGGGAATGCGAAAGTGAATCAATGGAAGCAAATAAAAGATTTATTAACCTATGAGGACGTTGATTCAAAACGAGCATTTTTGCAGATCTTTGACGCGACTGAACTTATGGTTCCCGAGAACATTGATGTTTCTTGTACAGTAGGATTACAATTTTTTGTAAGAGAAAATAAACTATATATGGCGTCTTTTATGCGTGCAAATGATGCTTTCCGTGGAATCGTTAGTGATCTTTTTTCTTTTACTTTGATTCAAGAATTAATGGCAAGAGAGCTTCAACTAGATTTAGGTACATACTTTCATAATGTCGGTTCCATCCATGTCTATCAATCGGATAACGAATGGACTGAAAGGGTACTCCAAGAAGCGAAGTCTAACGTTCAAAAAATGAAGCCACAGTTTCAGTTTCCTACCATGCCTTTAACAGATAATTGGTCAGCAATTGAAACTGTATTAAACTATGAATCTTTATTAAGACAAGACCTAATTACATTGTCTTGCTCAGATATTGAACAACTGGATATAGCGGATTATTGGAAACAAGTTCTTTATCTTTTTAGTTTATATCAGTACATCGCTTATAAGCGAACAATTGATTTCTCTTTGTTTCGTCATTTACTACCGGTTTATCAACATTTAATGATGAATAAATGGCCCTCGTATTTCAAGACAAAAATAGAATAG
- a CDS encoding nucleoside 2-deoxyribosyltransferase gives MSQGKKMFLAGPFKSLVNSNTGIMGKHEKQKLINLISFFETRGFSVHNAHKREGWGKDFMTPEECTEIDFKEISACDLFVAFPGAPASPGTHIEIGWASALNKPIVLLLEEEKDYAFLINGLGTIANVTFIRFRTEEDYFSQLDKVYLQIV, from the coding sequence ATGAGTCAAGGTAAAAAAATGTTTCTAGCGGGTCCCTTTAAAAGTTTGGTTAATTCAAATACAGGCATAATGGGTAAGCATGAAAAACAAAAATTAATAAATTTAATATCCTTTTTTGAAACAAGGGGTTTTTCAGTCCATAATGCACACAAACGCGAAGGTTGGGGGAAAGATTTCATGACGCCTGAAGAATGTACGGAAATTGATTTCAAAGAAATTAGTGCATGTGATCTTTTTGTTGCTTTCCCAGGAGCACCAGCTTCTCCAGGCACGCATATAGAAATTGGTTGGGCTTCCGCTTTAAACAAACCAATTGTTCTATTGTTAGAAGAAGAAAAAGACTATGCCTTTTTAATAAATGGTTTGGGTACGATCGCAAATGTAACGTTTATCCGTTTTCGAACAGAAGAAGATTATTTCAGTCAACTTGATAAGGTGTATTTGCAAATCGTTTAG